In the Tautonia plasticadhaerens genome, one interval contains:
- a CDS encoding cysteine hydrolase, with protein MDITRSDTALVVIDPQNDVLSETGVSWPLVGDSVRENHTIENLDRLFRAAKRHGYGVFVSPHYLYPHDQGWRFRGPVEQMMLDSKEFFRPDQLSPAEAGADWLTRFRPFIEDGQTVVAGPHKAWGPQTNDLVFQLRKRKVAKVVLAGMLANLCVESHLRELIEQGFEVAVVKDATAAPRHPTLGDGYQAALINYGFIAGAVLTTDEAVAAMQ; from the coding sequence ATGGACATCACGAGGAGCGACACCGCCCTGGTCGTCATCGACCCGCAGAACGACGTGCTGAGCGAGACCGGCGTCTCCTGGCCGCTGGTCGGCGACAGCGTCCGCGAGAACCACACCATCGAGAACCTCGACCGGCTGTTCCGGGCCGCCAAGCGGCACGGTTACGGGGTGTTCGTCTCCCCGCACTACCTCTACCCGCACGACCAGGGGTGGCGGTTCCGCGGACCGGTCGAACAGATGATGCTGGATAGCAAGGAATTCTTCCGCCCCGACCAGCTCAGCCCTGCCGAGGCCGGAGCCGATTGGCTCACCCGCTTCCGGCCGTTCATCGAGGACGGCCAGACGGTCGTGGCCGGCCCGCACAAGGCATGGGGTCCGCAGACCAACGACCTCGTGTTCCAGCTCCGCAAGCGGAAGGTCGCCAAGGTCGTGCTGGCTGGGATGCTGGCCAACCTGTGCGTCGAGAGCCACCTGCGGGAGCTGATCGAGCAGGGGTTCGAGGTGGCCGTGGTGAAGGACGCCACCGCCGCCCCCCGGCACCCAACGCTTGGGGACGGCTACCAGGCCGCACTCATCAACTACGGGTTCATCGCCGGCGCCGTCCTCACCACGGACGAGGCGGTGGCCGCCATGCAGTAA
- a CDS encoding amino acid transporter, which yields MAQTLAPRPRPDRRPAGPLLRWLLAGHTREVAGPEAGEATPRPHPWWRVMCLTGVDYFSTLGYQPGIAALAAGALSPLATLILVLLTLLGALPIYGRVARESPHGEGSIAMLERLLRWWQGKLFVLALLGFVATDFIITITLSAADATAHLVENPYLHDRLHGHEVAVTLALIALLGAVFLKGFSEAIGLAVALVAAYLLLNAVVIGDGLARIAARPQAVDDWRAALVTQHHGNPLMMLGVALLLFPKLALGLSGFETGVAVMPLVRGDATDTEERPEGRVRNTRRLLLAAATIMSVFLLSSSLVTTLLIPHAEFEPGGRANGRALAYLAHRDLGEAFGTLYDLATILILWFAGASAMAGLINIVPRYLPRFGMAPEWARAARPLVLIYTAVAFVITLIFRADVDAQGGAYATGVLVLMTSAAVAVTLSAWRRRARAAGAAYAAIALVFAYTTAANVVERPDGVRIAACFIAAIVAVSLASRLWRTLELRVDRVELDEAARRYIEGAGHGGEVHLIANHPDERDFAEYERKERETREDFLIPPEQAVLFLEVYVRDPSDFSGVLAVRGVEVGGHRVLRAEATAIPNAIAALLLYLRDATGSRPHAYFNWTEGNPLLYLIRYVLSGRGDIAPVTREVLRQAEPEAGRRPAIHAGI from the coding sequence ATGGCCCAGACCCTCGCCCCCCGGCCGCGGCCCGATCGACGCCCGGCCGGCCCCCTGCTCCGCTGGCTGCTGGCGGGCCACACCCGCGAGGTGGCCGGGCCGGAGGCCGGGGAGGCGACGCCCCGCCCCCACCCCTGGTGGCGCGTCATGTGCCTGACCGGCGTCGACTACTTCTCCACCCTCGGCTACCAGCCCGGCATCGCCGCCCTGGCCGCCGGCGCCCTCTCGCCCCTCGCCACCCTGATCCTGGTCCTGCTGACGCTCCTCGGCGCCCTGCCGATCTACGGCCGCGTGGCGCGCGAGAGCCCGCACGGCGAGGGCTCGATCGCCATGCTCGAGCGGCTGCTCCGCTGGTGGCAGGGCAAGCTCTTCGTCCTGGCCCTGCTGGGCTTCGTCGCCACCGACTTCATCATCACCATCACGCTGTCGGCCGCCGACGCCACCGCCCACCTCGTCGAGAACCCCTACCTCCACGACCGCCTCCACGGCCACGAGGTCGCCGTCACGCTGGCCCTGATCGCCCTGCTGGGGGCGGTCTTCCTCAAGGGCTTCTCCGAGGCCATCGGCCTGGCGGTGGCCCTGGTGGCGGCCTACCTGCTGCTCAACGCCGTCGTCATCGGCGACGGCCTGGCCCGGATCGCGGCGCGCCCCCAGGCCGTCGACGATTGGCGGGCGGCCCTGGTGACGCAGCACCACGGCAACCCGCTGATGATGCTCGGCGTCGCCCTGCTGCTGTTCCCCAAGTTGGCCCTGGGGCTGTCCGGCTTCGAGACCGGCGTGGCCGTCATGCCCCTGGTCCGCGGCGACGCCACGGACACCGAGGAGCGGCCCGAGGGGCGGGTCCGCAACACCCGCCGGCTGCTGCTGGCCGCGGCGACGATCATGAGCGTCTTCCTCCTGAGCAGCAGCCTGGTCACCACGCTGCTGATCCCGCACGCCGAGTTCGAGCCGGGGGGCCGGGCCAACGGCCGGGCGCTGGCCTACCTGGCCCACCGCGACCTGGGCGAGGCCTTCGGCACGCTCTACGACCTGGCGACGATCCTGATCCTCTGGTTCGCCGGCGCCTCGGCGATGGCCGGGCTGATCAACATCGTGCCGCGCTACCTGCCGCGCTTCGGCATGGCGCCGGAGTGGGCCCGTGCGGCGCGCCCCCTGGTGCTGATCTACACGGCGGTGGCCTTCGTCATCACGCTGATCTTCCGGGCCGACGTGGACGCCCAGGGCGGGGCGTACGCCACCGGGGTGCTGGTCCTGATGACCTCGGCGGCCGTGGCCGTGACGCTCTCGGCCTGGCGGCGGCGGGCCCGGGCCGCGGGGGCGGCGTACGCGGCCATCGCGCTGGTCTTCGCCTATACCACGGCGGCCAACGTCGTCGAGCGGCCCGACGGCGTGCGGATCGCCGCGTGCTTCATCGCCGCCATCGTGGCCGTGTCGCTGGCCTCGCGGCTGTGGCGGACGCTGGAGCTGCGGGTCGACCGGGTGGAGCTGGACGAGGCGGCCCGGAGGTACATCGAGGGGGCGGGCCACGGGGGCGAGGTGCACCTGATCGCCAACCACCCCGACGAGCGCGACTTCGCCGAGTACGAGCGGAAGGAGCGGGAGACGCGCGAGGACTTCCTGATCCCGCCCGAGCAGGCGGTGCTGTTCCTGGAGGTCTACGTCCGCGACCCGTCGGACTTCTCGGGCGTGCTGGCGGTGCGGGGCGTGGAGGTGGGGGGGCACCGGGTGCTGCGGGCCGAGGCGACGGCGATCCCCAACGCGATCGCGGCGCTGCTGCTGTACCTGCGCGACGCGACGGGGAGCCGGCCGCACGCGTACTTCAACTGGACGGAGGGCAACCCGCTGCTGTACCTGATCCGGTACGTGCTGTCGGGTCGTGGGGACATCGCGCCGGTGACGCGCGAGGTGCTGAGGCAGGCGGAGCCTGAGGCGGGCCGGCGGCCGGCGATCCATGCCGGGATCTGA
- a CDS encoding NADP-dependent oxidoreductase: protein MRAIRLHARGGPEQLVYEEAPLPAPAAGEALLRVHAAGITPTELTWSETYQAPDGHERLPTIPGHDVSGVVEALGPGVSEVAPDDAVYGLVAFPRDGSAAEYVAVRAADLAPRPRSLDHVHAAAVPLSALTAWQALFIHAGLEAGQRILIHGAAGGVGAFAAQLARWRGARVDATASARHHEFLRELGVETVIDYRTTRFEEVIRDVDVVLDTIGGDTMERSWRVLRRGGTLVSVAAPPPPEPARDAGARGIFFIVEPSRAQLVEIARLIDAGQIRPVLDAVLPLSRAREAFERGLAGHVRGKIVLRVDDPGSLS, encoded by the coding sequence GTGAGAGCGATCCGGTTACACGCCCGCGGTGGCCCGGAACAGCTGGTGTATGAGGAGGCACCGCTCCCCGCCCCGGCGGCGGGCGAGGCGCTGCTCCGCGTGCACGCCGCCGGCATCACGCCGACGGAACTCACCTGGTCGGAGACCTACCAGGCACCCGACGGGCACGAGCGTCTCCCCACGATCCCGGGCCACGACGTCTCCGGCGTCGTGGAGGCGCTCGGCCCCGGCGTCTCGGAGGTCGCCCCCGACGACGCCGTGTATGGCCTGGTCGCATTCCCGCGGGATGGGAGCGCCGCGGAGTACGTCGCCGTGCGGGCCGCGGACCTGGCCCCCAGGCCGCGGTCGCTCGACCACGTCCACGCCGCCGCGGTCCCCCTCTCGGCGCTCACCGCCTGGCAGGCGCTCTTCATCCACGCCGGCCTCGAGGCCGGGCAGCGGATCCTGATCCACGGCGCGGCAGGGGGCGTCGGCGCGTTCGCCGCCCAGCTCGCCCGCTGGCGGGGGGCCCGCGTCGACGCGACGGCCTCGGCACGCCACCACGAGTTCCTGCGCGAGCTGGGGGTCGAGACGGTGATCGACTACCGGACGACCCGGTTCGAGGAGGTGATCCGCGACGTGGACGTCGTGCTGGATACCATCGGCGGGGACACGATGGAGCGATCCTGGCGCGTCCTCCGGCGGGGCGGGACGCTCGTCTCCGTCGCGGCCCCACCCCCTCCCGAGCCGGCCCGGGACGCCGGGGCCCGCGGCATCTTCTTCATCGTGGAGCCGAGCCGGGCCCAGCTCGTCGAGATCGCGCGGCTGATAGACGCCGGCCAGATCCGTCCGGTGCTGGACGCGGTGCTGCCGCTGTCCCGGGCGCGTGAGGCGTTCGAGCGGGGGCTGGCCGGGCACGTCCGGGGGAAGATCGTCCTCCGCGTCGACGACCCCGGGTCGTTATCCTGA
- a CDS encoding cupin domain-containing protein: MDAPTIVVKPGDGRSVWLGGMGVVFKLSRADTGGAFAVVEHPIEPGRLVLPHVHTHEDEYSYVLEGTIGARVGDREFVAGPGSYLIKPRGLMHTFWNAGPGPARLLEAIAPAGFEAYFAELAEAGDPGRRQELSAKYGVTYSSEWVAELISRYHLKLLGH, encoded by the coding sequence ATGGACGCACCGACGATCGTCGTGAAGCCGGGCGATGGCCGTTCGGTCTGGCTCGGCGGCATGGGAGTGGTCTTCAAGCTCTCCAGGGCAGACACCGGAGGGGCCTTCGCAGTCGTGGAGCACCCGATCGAGCCGGGGCGGCTCGTGCTGCCCCACGTGCACACCCATGAGGACGAGTATTCCTACGTCCTGGAGGGGACGATCGGCGCGCGGGTCGGCGACCGCGAATTCGTCGCGGGGCCGGGCAGCTACCTGATCAAGCCCCGCGGGCTAATGCACACGTTCTGGAACGCCGGCCCCGGCCCGGCGCGGCTGCTGGAGGCGATCGCCCCGGCGGGCTTCGAGGCGTACTTCGCCGAGCTCGCCGAGGCCGGCGACCCGGGCCGGCGGCAGGAGCTGTCGGCGAAGTACGGCGTGACCTACTCATCGGAGTGGGTCGCCGAGCTGATATCCCGATACCACCTGAAGTTGCTCGGTCACTGA
- a CDS encoding carboxymuconolactone decarboxylase family protein — protein MARLTQISPESASGRARELLDAVKHKFGLVPNMTRAMANSPAALDGYLQPSGALGKGALPARVREQIALVVAQPYGCDYCLAAHSAVGRMVGLTAEEVRDARLGTAVDRKADTLVRFARRVLEVRGRVTDADLAAVWAAGWDDGTITEVVANVALHVFTDYFNIAAGTDLDFPAVAPLHAEPAVA, from the coding sequence GTGGCACGTCTCACTCAGATTTCACCCGAGTCTGCGTCCGGCCGGGCCCGGGAACTGCTCGACGCGGTCAAGCACAAGTTCGGCCTCGTCCCGAACATGACCCGGGCGATGGCCAACTCCCCGGCCGCCCTGGACGGCTACCTGCAGCCCAGCGGGGCCCTGGGCAAGGGGGCCCTGCCGGCCAGGGTCCGCGAGCAGATCGCCCTGGTGGTCGCCCAGCCCTACGGGTGCGACTACTGCCTGGCGGCGCATTCGGCCGTCGGCCGGATGGTTGGCCTGACCGCCGAGGAGGTCCGCGACGCCCGGCTCGGCACGGCCGTGGACCGGAAGGCGGACACGTTGGTCCGGTTCGCCCGCCGGGTATTGGAGGTCCGCGGGCGGGTGACCGACGCCGATCTGGCTGCCGTCTGGGCGGCGGGATGGGACGACGGGACGATCACCGAGGTGGTCGCGAACGTCGCGCTGCATGTGTTCACCGACTACTTCAACATCGCCGCCGGCACCGACCTCGACTTCCCCGCCGTTGCCCCGCTGCACGCCGAGCCGGCGGTCGCCTGA
- a CDS encoding sulfate/molybdate ABC transporter ATP-binding protein, translated as MGILVRDLSKHFGSFRAVDNVSFAVPAGQLVALLGPSGSGKSTILRIIAGLDSADGGGVELTGEDATALPVQRRGVGFVFQHYALFRHMTVRQNIAFGLEVQKLPRPDVAERVDELLELIQMSGYAGRYPSQLSGGQRQRVALARALAPRPKVLLLDEPFGALDARVRDELRSWLRRLHDEVQVTSLFVTHDQQEAFEVADQVIVLRGGRVEQMGPPQELYERPASPFVAEFLGTVNVLRDRSRGGVAVLDNGAVVPHSTTEADGLVSVYVRPHDLDVDRHRNGHPCWPGKVRRLVPLGGHVRLEVELPDGTDVLVQLGRDRHADLALVPGDDVFVTPRALKVFLAAEPTASDYVI; from the coding sequence GTGGGCATCCTGGTCCGTGATCTCTCGAAACACTTCGGCTCGTTCCGGGCCGTCGACAACGTCTCGTTCGCGGTGCCGGCCGGGCAACTCGTGGCCCTGCTCGGGCCATCGGGCTCGGGCAAGAGCACGATCCTCAGGATCATCGCGGGGCTGGATTCGGCCGATGGCGGCGGCGTGGAGCTGACCGGCGAGGACGCCACCGCCCTGCCCGTGCAGCGGCGGGGCGTCGGCTTCGTCTTCCAGCACTATGCCCTGTTCCGGCACATGACCGTCCGCCAGAACATCGCCTTCGGCCTGGAGGTCCAGAAGCTCCCCCGGCCCGATGTCGCCGAGCGGGTCGACGAGTTGCTGGAACTGATCCAGATGTCCGGATACGCCGGCCGCTACCCGTCGCAGCTCTCCGGCGGCCAGCGGCAACGTGTCGCGCTGGCCCGCGCGCTCGCCCCCAGGCCGAAGGTCCTGCTGCTCGACGAGCCGTTCGGCGCCCTGGATGCCCGGGTCCGCGACGAGCTCCGCTCCTGGCTCCGTCGCCTGCACGACGAGGTCCAAGTGACGAGCCTCTTCGTCACGCACGACCAGCAGGAGGCCTTCGAGGTGGCCGACCAGGTGATCGTCCTTCGCGGCGGCCGGGTCGAGCAGATGGGCCCGCCGCAGGAGCTTTACGAGCGGCCGGCCTCGCCCTTCGTCGCGGAGTTCCTCGGCACGGTCAACGTGTTGCGAGACCGCAGCCGGGGAGGCGTCGCCGTGCTGGACAACGGGGCCGTCGTGCCCCACTCCACGACCGAGGCCGACGGCCTGGTGTCCGTCTACGTCCGGCCGCACGACCTCGACGTCGATCGCCATCGCAACGGCCACCCCTGCTGGCCCGGCAAGGTTCGCCGGCTCGTCCCGCTCGGTGGCCACGTCCGCCTGGAGGTCGAGCTTCCCGACGGCACCGACGTCCTGGTCCAGCTCGGTCGCGACCGCCACGCGGATCTCGCCCTGGTGCCGGGCGACGACGTCTTCGTGACGCCCCGAGCGCTGAAGGTGTTCCTCGCCGCCGAGCCAACCGCGTCGGACTACGTCATCTGA
- a CDS encoding AI-2E family transporter: MDATSRRAEPAGVATTGERLRLLALAALTAALLGLCALLAAPLVPALTWGVALAILAWPMHRRLARRLDRPGLAAALSTAAVVAAVLGPGTLIGVRLAREATALAQRLDAPAGGDTRPAADAPGPGRLSGRLERLVAAARAEAGRWLRSSTREAAALARGSAAAVVQALVAVFVLYYLLRDRAAALDALRRLLPLARDEADLLVTRAADSVHANLYAAVVTGLVIAASGGLLFWALGLPAPLLWATVMFLLSVLPVVGPVAVWAPAAAYLAASGRWLAAAALVGWGVATAVLVTNLLYARLLGDRLRMHDVPTLISFLGGLAAFGISGMVLGPAILAVTAAMLEIWRRRLAGGGGSGRVAVLDGAGGPVSPEADAR; the protein is encoded by the coding sequence ATGGACGCGACATCGCGGCGGGCCGAGCCGGCCGGCGTGGCCACGACCGGCGAGCGACTCCGGCTGCTGGCCCTCGCCGCCCTCACCGCCGCCCTGCTCGGCCTCTGCGCCCTGCTGGCCGCCCCGCTGGTGCCGGCCCTGACCTGGGGCGTCGCCCTGGCCATCCTCGCCTGGCCGATGCACCGCCGACTCGCCCGACGCCTCGACCGCCCGGGCCTGGCCGCCGCCCTGAGCACGGCGGCCGTCGTGGCCGCCGTCCTGGGGCCGGGGACGCTCATCGGCGTCCGGCTCGCCCGCGAGGCGACCGCCCTCGCCCAGCGGCTGGACGCGCCGGCCGGCGGCGACACGCGGCCGGCGGCCGATGCCCCCGGCCCGGGCCGCCTCTCCGGGCGGCTCGAGCGCCTCGTCGCCGCCGCCCGCGCCGAGGCCGGCCGCTGGCTCCGCTCCTCCACCCGCGAGGCCGCCGCCCTGGCCCGCGGGTCGGCCGCGGCGGTCGTCCAGGCCCTGGTGGCGGTGTTCGTCCTCTACTACCTCCTGCGCGACCGCGCCGCGGCCCTGGACGCCCTGCGCCGCCTGCTGCCGCTGGCACGCGACGAGGCCGACCTGCTGGTGACCCGCGCCGCCGACTCGGTCCACGCCAACCTCTACGCCGCGGTCGTCACCGGCCTGGTCATCGCCGCCAGCGGCGGCCTGCTGTTCTGGGCCCTGGGCCTGCCGGCCCCGCTGCTGTGGGCCACGGTCATGTTCCTGCTGAGCGTCCTGCCCGTGGTCGGGCCGGTCGCCGTCTGGGCCCCGGCCGCGGCCTACCTGGCCGCCTCGGGCCGCTGGCTGGCGGCGGCGGCCCTGGTCGGCTGGGGGGTGGCGACGGCGGTGCTGGTGACCAACCTGCTCTACGCCCGGCTGCTCGGGGATCGGCTGCGGATGCACGACGTGCCGACGCTGATCAGCTTCCTGGGCGGGCTGGCGGCCTTCGGCATCTCGGGGATGGTGCTGGGGCCGGCGATCCTGGCCGTGACGGCGGCGATGCTGGAGATCTGGAGGCGGCGGCTGGCCGGCGGGGGCGGATCGGGGCGTGTCGCGGTCCTCGACGGGGCCGGCGGGCCGGTGTCGCCGGAGGCCGACGCGCGTTGA
- a CDS encoding HD domain-containing protein — MSEIIAGIRVPDSKMAREATGLLREHGTPLLYAHSLRVFLFGSLRGRHRGLPVDHELFYVGAVFHDLGLTARYRSPDHRFEVDGANAARDFLRANGIDDESAGVVWDAIALHTTPEIPWHKRPEIALVTGGVEADVLGDGLDEIAAEDRASVLAAYPRVDFKAGIVRAFADGFGYRPETAFGTMNTDILERTQPGYRRPNFCDLIAANPLGG, encoded by the coding sequence ATGTCCGAGATCATCGCCGGCATTCGGGTCCCCGACAGCAAGATGGCCCGCGAGGCGACCGGCCTGCTCCGGGAGCACGGCACGCCCTTGCTGTACGCCCACTCGCTCAGGGTCTTCCTCTTCGGGTCGCTCCGCGGCCGTCACCGAGGGCTGCCGGTCGATCACGAGCTGTTCTACGTCGGGGCCGTGTTCCACGACCTGGGCCTGACCGCGAGGTACCGCAGCCCGGACCACCGGTTCGAGGTCGACGGCGCCAACGCGGCCCGCGACTTCCTGCGGGCCAACGGCATCGACGACGAGTCGGCCGGGGTGGTGTGGGACGCCATCGCGCTGCACACGACGCCGGAGATCCCCTGGCACAAGCGCCCGGAGATCGCACTGGTCACCGGCGGCGTCGAGGCCGACGTCCTCGGCGACGGCCTCGACGAGATCGCCGCGGAGGACCGGGCGAGCGTCCTCGCCGCGTACCCGCGGGTCGACTTCAAGGCGGGGATCGTCCGGGCGTTCGCCGACGGCTTCGGTTACCGGCCGGAGACGGCGTTCGGGACGATGAATACGGACATCCTGGAGCGGACGCAGCCCGGCTATCGCCGACCGAACTTCTGCGACCTGATCGCGGCCAACCCATTGGGGGGTTGA
- a CDS encoding HD domain-containing protein, producing the protein MAEIIAGIRVPDSTLAREATGLLREHGGPLLLAHSLRVYLFGAIQGRHRGWAIDHELFYVGAVFHDLGLTARYRSPDHRFEVDGANAARDFLRANGIDDESAGVVWDAIALHTTPEIPWHKRPEIALMNGGTAADVIGRGLDEIPVADREAILAAYPRVDFACGIVRAFVDGLADRPATAFGTFNADLLERGLPGYRRTNFCDLIDANPLGG; encoded by the coding sequence ATGGCTGAGATCATCGCGGGGATCCGGGTCCCCGACAGCACGTTGGCCCGCGAGGCGACCGGCCTGCTCCGGGAGCACGGCGGCCCCTTGCTCCTCGCCCACTCCCTGAGGGTCTACCTGTTCGGGGCGATCCAGGGCCGACACCGGGGCTGGGCGATCGATCACGAGCTGTTCTACGTCGGGGCCGTGTTCCACGACCTGGGCCTGACCGCGAGGTACCGCAGCCCGGACCACCGGTTCGAGGTCGACGGCGCCAACGCGGCCCGCGACTTCCTGCGGGCCAACGGCATCGACGACGAGTCGGCCGGGGTGGTGTGGGACGCCATCGCGCTGCACACGACGCCGGAGATCCCCTGGCACAAGCGCCCGGAGATCGCGCTCATGAACGGCGGGACCGCGGCGGACGTCATCGGCCGCGGGCTCGACGAGATCCCGGTCGCCGACCGCGAGGCAATCCTCGCCGCGTACCCGCGCGTCGACTTCGCGTGCGGGATCGTCCGCGCGTTCGTGGACGGCCTCGCGGACAGGCCCGCGACCGCGTTCGGGACGTTCAACGCCGACCTGCTGGAGCGTGGGCTGCCCGGCTACCGCCGGACGAACTTCTGCGACCTGATCGACGCCAACCCGCTGGGAGGTTGA
- a CDS encoding catalase: protein MASRRRRDYDQVPIQRTSRPYTFLETHPAAKAFVEAPKPIPASYARQAYFAVTAFKFTGAAGVSRFGRFRLLPGAGTEFLTPEQAAGKTADFLAAEMSERLSKGPVRFRVVVQLAGPGDVVDDATAVWPETRELAEFGALAFTERIDELAPENRKIIFDPVPRVDGIDPAGDPLTEVRSEIYLLSGRRRRAAAR from the coding sequence GTGGCGTCCAGGCGGCGGCGTGACTACGATCAAGTCCCCATCCAGAGAACCTCAAGGCCATACACGTTCCTCGAGACCCACCCGGCGGCGAAGGCGTTCGTCGAGGCTCCGAAGCCGATCCCGGCGAGCTACGCCCGGCAGGCGTACTTCGCCGTCACGGCCTTCAAGTTCACCGGCGCCGCCGGGGTCAGCCGGTTCGGCCGGTTCCGCCTGCTGCCGGGAGCGGGGACGGAGTTCCTGACCCCCGAGCAGGCGGCCGGGAAGACGGCCGACTTCCTGGCGGCCGAGATGTCGGAGCGGTTGTCGAAGGGGCCGGTCCGGTTCCGGGTCGTCGTCCAGCTAGCCGGGCCGGGCGACGTGGTGGACGACGCGACGGCCGTGTGGCCGGAAACCCGCGAGCTGGCCGAGTTCGGGGCCCTCGCCTTCACAGAACGGATCGACGAGCTCGCCCCGGAGAACCGGAAGATCATCTTCGACCCGGTCCCGCGAGTGGACGGCATCGATCCGGCCGGCGACCCGCTGACCGAGGTCCGATCCGAGATCTACCTGCTCAGCGGCCGACGCCGGCGGGCGGCGGCGCGGTAG
- a CDS encoding IS4/Tn5 family transposase DNA-binding protein → MERPIPPEPEPTRWASAHFAGADLADVRRVRRVVRIAGAWADRPGRSIPAPFEDRYDIKAAYHLFDHADATPERLQAGHRGLVAEALRQRGTSLLIEDTTVISYPGRRPVPGLGTVGYSGRGQTGFHLHTVLAARWPGQVRPDAHGRRPALEVLGLADQQSDVRAPLPAGTTRRRPPARKPTDPPTERCAKKVKFPRSPTRPERRRLGPDVTSGVGVRRRGGTARATPPGLDIRDFASPRSSGDASPPRPTG, encoded by the coding sequence ATGGAGCGGCCGATTCCCCCCGAACCTGAGCCGACCCGTTGGGCCTCGGCCCACTTCGCGGGGGCCGACCTCGCCGATGTCCGCCGCGTCCGCAGGGTCGTCCGGATCGCCGGGGCCTGGGCCGACCGGCCCGGTCGCAGCATCCCGGCTCCGTTCGAGGACCGCTACGACATCAAGGCGGCCTACCACCTGTTCGACCACGCCGACGCCACCCCCGAGCGCCTCCAGGCCGGGCACCGCGGGCTCGTGGCCGAGGCCCTTCGACAGCGGGGGACCTCCCTGCTGATCGAGGACACGACCGTCATCTCCTACCCCGGCCGCCGGCCGGTCCCCGGCCTGGGTACGGTCGGCTACTCCGGGCGGGGCCAGACGGGATTCCACCTGCACACCGTCCTGGCGGCCCGTTGGCCGGGGCAGGTCCGCCCCGACGCGCACGGCCGGCGGCCCGCCCTGGAGGTCCTCGGCCTGGCCGACCAGCAGTCCGACGTCCGAGCACCCTTGCCGGCCGGCACGACCCGCCGTCGGCCGCCGGCCCGCAAGCCGACCGACCCGCCTACTGAACGGTGCGCAAAGAAGGTCAAGTTCCCCCGATCTCCAACCCGGCCTGAGCGAAGAAGGCTCGGACCAGATGTGACTTCTGGCGTAGGCGTCCGACGGCGAGGTGGAACTGCTCGTGCAACTCCTCCAGGTCTCGACATACGAGATTTCGCATCTCCACGTTCTTCAGGTGATGCCAGCCCCCCTCGTCCCACGGGTTGA
- a CDS encoding helix-turn-helix domain-containing protein: MSRGGGSKAKEASGPRRRSAPRPGKTSGSSGPTAGTRLVAALREGIEALRSEGPGASAVTVRTYRLGVEPPPEVGPAEARAARAELGLSQSVFAEFLGVSPSTVRAWEQGKRGPSPLARRFLGEIRREPEHWRRAVRAHLKEGPAGG; encoded by the coding sequence ATGAGCCGGGGCGGCGGGTCGAAGGCGAAGGAGGCGTCCGGGCCCAGGAGGCGATCCGCCCCGAGGCCGGGGAAGACGTCGGGGTCGAGCGGGCCGACGGCGGGGACGCGGCTGGTGGCGGCGCTGCGCGAGGGGATCGAGGCGTTGCGGTCGGAGGGCCCGGGGGCGTCGGCGGTGACCGTGCGGACATACCGGCTGGGGGTGGAGCCGCCGCCGGAGGTCGGCCCGGCGGAGGCACGAGCGGCGCGGGCGGAGCTGGGTCTGAGCCAGTCGGTGTTCGCGGAGTTCCTGGGGGTGAGCCCGAGCACGGTGCGGGCGTGGGAGCAGGGGAAGCGGGGTCCGAGCCCGCTGGCGCGGCGGTTCCTGGGGGAGATCCGTCGGGAGCCGGAGCACTGGCGTCGAGCGGTGCGTGCCCACCTGAAGGAAGGGCCCGCGGGCGGATAG
- a CDS encoding catalase family protein, with protein MSALVPTAADNDPKASSPQGMAVRFHLGEHVHTDIVAHSHNGFAVRTGEEFLESLAAVADSGPGGPNPPPLAAFP; from the coding sequence TTGAGCGCCCTGGTCCCGACCGCGGCCGACAACGACCCGAAGGCGTCCAGCCCGCAGGGGATGGCAGTCCGGTTTCATCTGGGCGAGCACGTCCATACGGACATCGTCGCCCACTCCCACAACGGGTTCGCCGTCCGGACCGGGGAAGAGTTCCTGGAGTCCCTCGCGGCCGTCGCCGACAGCGGGCCGGGCGGCCCGAATCCGCCGCCGCTCGCCGCGTTTCCTTAG